The window TAAATGACTTTATCAATATAcgtaaattctttccacaccccgaacattttaaattgttaacgaAAAAGGGTATATTTCCATACAATTATATAACCTCTTTCGACAAACTAAATGATACATCACTACCACCTAAAAGCatgttttacaacaaattaaatttagaagacATAAGCGATGAGCAATATTCGCACGCTCAATGtgtgtggaaagaatttaattgtcaaaatttgaaacaatattCCGACTTGTATTTAAAGACTGATGTTCTTTTATTGACTgatgtatttgaaaaattcaggcaagtttgttttaaaacttacgATTTAGATCCCGCGCATTGTTATACGGCACCGGGACTATTTTGGGATGCCATGTTGAAATtcaccaaaattaaattagaattgtTGACGGATATAGATCAAgttcattttattaagaaaggtATCCGTGGAGGTATTTCTCAATGCTTCCTACGGTACGCTAaagctaataataaatatatggaTGATTATAACCCCAATTTACCATAATCGCATTTAATGTATTGGGACGCGAATAATTTGTATGGATGGGCGATGTCGCAATATTTACCGGTTTCCAATTTCAAGTGGTTAGATGATACCcaaattctaaattttaattttaataatatatcagATACTTCAGATTACAGTTACATTTTAGATGTAGATATCGAATACCCCGAGTATTTGCATGATACGCATAATgatttaccttttttatgtgaAAACATTTTACCACCTAACGGTAGATGTGAAAGCGATAAATGATtgattccaaatttatttaataaaacaaattatgttgtgcattatagaaatttaaagcaGGCCGTTGCTCACGGTcttaaagtttctaaaattaatagagtTTTATCGTTCAGACAGTCTACCTGGTTGAAATCTTACATCGATAAGAATACAGCATTACGCCAATCCGCtaataattcttttgaaaaagattttttcaagttaatgaaTAATGCAGTTTTTGGTAAAACCATGGAAAATGTAGATAAACGAGTCGATGTAAGATTAGTGACCAGTTGGGATGATGTTCATACTAGCGAAATCTCCGGTCGTCCTCGTTTAGGAGCTCGAAGTTTAATtgcgaaattaaattttaaaagcataAGCATATTCACAGAAACGTTTTCGGCAATTCAAATGGATCGTCTCCATGTCGTTTACGATAAACCTCTATATGTTGGTTTTACGGTTTTAGAATTGTCTAAATTGttaatgtataatttttattatgatttcttaaaacCAAAGTACGGTGAATCTATTCGCTTATGTTACATGGATACCGATAGCTTCACCGTACTAATTGATTCCGATGATGTTTATAGAGACgtgaaattgaatttagataaatttgacaCATCGAACTACAGTCCTGATAATCAGTTTGACATAGCGTTACATAATAAAGCTGTTTTGGATAAAATGAAAGACGACAATTGCGGAAACATAATGGTTGAATTTATCGGTTTGAGGTCTAAAGTGTATGCGAATAGGGTCGCTGATGGTCGGGTTAcaaagaaatctaaaggtgttAAGAAAGCTATTGTTAAACAACatatcttttcaaaattatttagattgtttaaattcaaaatcggttttatttaaaaaacaaacgttatttagaagtttcaatcataacatatttacagcattacaaaataaattggttctATCACCAAATGACTCCAAgcgatatatttgtaataatggAATTAATACATTCGCTTGGGGTCATTATAGTATTAATGACGATAGTacatactttaattttaagttaatttattcgtatttattgtaatttattgaaaagttcTCGAtggtttaattgtttattcgCTTTACTTTCTGTTTACATCACACTTTAGCTATGGTTCAAATCTCATTGGTAAGtatgttaatttacaccatcgagtttttttttattgttttaattcaattgcAGGATTTTAAAGTCTATATACCTAAACGTTATGAAAATGAGATTTTAAAGGACGATAcgtttccaattttaaaatcttcaacCAATTCTTTGTGAATTTAAGACTGAAAAAAGAATTCATGTATTTGAGCTTTACGGGATGTTGCCCATCGAAATCATATTGAGATTGTGGAGAACATGGTTTACCAACCATTGGGATGTGTTGGGAACACTTAggatcgatttattttttatactgtgAGTAATTTCTATTGTTTCTCGAATTTtccttttgataattttatttttttaaattttatcaacagtTGTTATTGGAAATTTGTTTATCTAGAGAGATGTTATTGCGTCTaaccacattatttttttttgcggttACAgtcttgataaaaaaaagattcatacattaatttattttattttaataaaaaatcatgtatACTTACATCGCTTGATGAAAAGAACGTTAAAATCTAATTGCAGTGGGTACTGAATGATAGGATGtgaatgataaaaaattatcgtagATATTAGGATACAAACGTTcgaataataaagttatgcttaccaacaaaaaataagatttaaaatagaagGAGCTATAGGAATGAAAAAAACAGATTAGCAACAATATATGCAAAGGAAAAGAAGGCTATACTTACCAGAAAAAAGTCGCCGAGATAACGAAGTTATCAAAACTGATCGAACTgatcaaacaaaaaatggaAGTGATCAGAATTTTAGATTACAACTCCGAATCCCCACTCCCATCCCTACTCTTCCATCTCCACTTTTGGGAGGAGCCTGAGGAGGAGCGTGGGAGGAGCTTCAATAAACAAtccttttcctttttctttttttcttctttttcttcctctttttttcttctttttttcctttttttctcttctttccttcttcttctcttcctttttcttgatttttcttttcaatttacaacaatttttacaacCCAACAGTACCCCACCCAACAGTACCCAACTCAACGTATACAAAtgcttttttctttcaaattaaaacaattttttatactttttacaatcttttattattattattataatttacaatctataactgacaatgtttatatattaaaccTTACATAAAGAACAATCCTTTCTTGCCGATGGTGGACCATCAATATGCGTTTCCCAATGAGGcaaattataatgttcaaAACAGGGCAGCTTGCTTTGTAATCGCTCATCGTTTCTATACTTCAAcggtaatttaaaccaaaccgCCGCCAAATCTAATGGCTTtactttattgatataataatcGATTGGTAAATGACATAATtcgtagtttttaatattcgcaaaagataaatcagattcgtatctttccataatatcccacactttattaattataaaagttgaaagtccTAATCTGGTAACTAACCGCCAAAGACGTTCCATCTTGAACTGCTCTACCGCTACTACTTGTCTGCCTTTCTCAATTCGTTTACATATAGTTATAGATTTCTGAATacgtatgaaaataaataaaaaacattcgacAAGGAGCACATACTTGGTCTCTTTTTATGATAGGGACACATCGGCGCACCAACCTCTAATTTGCATTCATTTTCCGGCAATTCTTTTACcggtattgttaaaattcttttgttgAACGGCACAAATAACAAACGATCTCATCGAAACGAGACGCAATAATCGTACGGAAAACGTTCTCCGTTCAAGAAAACGGTTACGTtcgttaagtttatattatcaaataatgccATGTTTCCCTTAAATATTCCCTttcgatttgtttgaaatccGATTGTTATAAACCTAGGCGTTTCCAATTGTGGAGCAGTTTTGACGGCCCAAGATTGCTTCGTAGTTTGAGGTAATTGAGGGTACTCGTGTATTTCCCACGATCGAAAAGGAACgtattctaaaattaatagagtTTTATCGTTCAGACAGTCTACCTGGTTGAAATCTTACATCGATAAGAATACAGCATTACGCCAATCCGCtaataattcttttgaaaaagattttttcaagttaatgaaTAATGCAGTTTTTGGTAAAACCATGGAAAATGTAGATAAACGAGTCGATGTAAGATTAGTGACCAGTTGGGATGATGTTCATACTAGCGAAATCTCCGGTCGTCCTCGTTTAGGAGCTCGAAGTTTAATtgcgaaattaaattttaaaagcataAGCATATACACAGAAACGTTTTCGGCAATTCAAATGGATCGTCTCCATGTCGTTTACGATAAACCTCTATATGTTGGTTTTACGGTTTTAGAATTGTCTAAATTGttaatgtataatttttattatgatttcttaaaacCAAAGTACGGTGAATCTATTCGCTTATGTTACATGGATACCGATAGCTTCACCGTACTAATTGATTCCGATGATGTTTATAGAGACgtgaaattgaatttagataaatttgacaCATCGAACTACAGTCCTGATAATCAGTTTGACATAGCGTTACATAATAAAGCTGTTTTGGATAAAATGAAAGACGACAATTGCGGAAACATAATGGTTGAATTTATCGGTTTGAGGTCTAAAGTGTATGCGAATAGGGTCGCTGATGGTCGGGTTAcaaagaaatctaaaggtgttAAGAAAGCTATTGTTAAACAACatatcttttcaaaattatttagattgtttaaattcaaaatcggttttatttaaaaaacaaacgttatttagaagtttcaatcataacatatttacagcattacaaaataaattggttctATCACCAAATGACTCCAAgcgatatatttgtaataatggAATTAATACATTCGCTTGGGGTCATTATAGTATTAATGACGATAGTacatactttaattttaagttaatttattcgtatttattgtaatttattgaaaagttcTCGAtggtttaattgtttattcgCTTTACTTTCTGTTTACATCACACTTTAGCTATGGTTCAAATCTCATTGGTAAGtatgttaatttacaccatcgagtttttttttattgttttaattcaattgcAGGATTTTAAAGTCTATATACCTAAACGTTATGAAAATGAGATTTTAAAGGACGATAcgtttccaattttaaaatcttcaacCAATTCTTTGTGAATTTAAGACTGAAAAAAGAATTCATGTATTTGAGCTTTACGGGATGTTGCCCATCGAAATCATATTGAGATTGTGGAGAACATGGTTTACCAACCATTGGGATGTGTTGGGAACACTTAggatcgatttattttttatactgtgAGTAATTTCTATTGTTTCTCGAATTTtccttttgataattttatttttttaaattttatcaacagtTGTTATTGGAAATTTGTTTATCTAGAGAGATGTTATTGCGTCTaaccacattatttttttttgcggttACAGTATCTCTACCGCCTGGtgcgaaatttatttattccgAACTTACACTCCAAACTGTTCACTTGAAGTTTATACACCGCTTATTGAAAAGATGGAACAGCTAAATCGTTTAGGACAGTGTGAATTTTTACCTAAGAAAAAAGTGAGTGATTTACATTTACATACACCGTATCCAATTGTAGCAGCTAAACGTATTCC of the Onthophagus taurus isolate NC chromosome 10, IU_Otau_3.0, whole genome shotgun sequence genome contains:
- the LOC139431631 gene encoding uncharacterized protein, with amino-acid sequence MVPFVIYADFESTLQPIDFCEPNSSKSFTEKVEMHQPYSFAYYIVSTIDSSFNKFETYTGLDTSHVFITKLIDDVKFIYNKYLKTVKPMIPLRTDEQRNFDSAENCYICQNPFTSDQIKHLFNNKEKYIGFSKRVFVDKLINEDKIVENIFLKLRFVDSFRFMVSSLDTLAGNLEINDFINIRKFFPHPEHFKLLTKKGIFPYNYITSFDKLNDTSLPPKSMFYNKLNLEDISDEQYSHAQCVWKEFNCQNLKQYSDLYLKTDVLLLTDVFEKFRQVCFKTYDLDPAHCYTAPGLFWDAMLKFTKIKLELLTDIDQVHFIKKGIRGGISQCFLRNLKQAVAHGLKVSKINRVLSFRQSTWLKSYIDKNTALRQSANNSFEKDFFKLMNNAVFGKTMENVDKRVDVRLVTSWDDVHTSEISGRPRLGARSLIAKLNFKSISIFTETFSAIQMDRLHVVYDKPLYVGFTVLELSKLLMYNFYYDFLKPKYGESIRLCYMDTDSFTVLIDSDDVYRDVKLNLDKFDTSNYSPDNQFDIALHNKAVLDKMKDDNCGNIMVEFIGLRSKVYANRVADGRVTKKSKGVKKAIVKQHIFSKLFRLFKFKIGFI